One stretch of Zingiber officinale cultivar Zhangliang chromosome 6B, Zo_v1.1, whole genome shotgun sequence DNA includes these proteins:
- the LOC121990105 gene encoding MAP3K epsilon protein kinase 1-like produces MFNKMEPTILLKILKCINNLSMDPNCLEILQRADAIKYLIPNLELSKDLVSRIHSEVLNALFNLCKINKKEAGTSSRKWNYSTLDEFYHFRFTTQTICIASARYRSCFSKLKVAAAS; encoded by the exons ATGTTCAATAAAATGGAGCCAACTATTCTCTTGAAG ATCCTCAAGTGCATCAACAATTTGTCCATGGATCCAAATTGCTTAGAAATCCTTCAACGTGCTGATGCAATCAAGTATTTGATTCCAAATCTTGAGCTTTCTAAGGATCTCGTCTCACGGATACATAGTGAA GTCCTCAATGCATTATTCAACCTTTGCAAGATCAACAAGAAGGAGGCAGGAACAAGCAGTAGAAAATGGAATTATTCCACACTTGATGAATTTTATCACTTCAGATTCACCACTCAAACAATATGCATTGCCTCTGCTAGATATAGATCATGCTTCTCAAAACTCA